The following proteins are co-located in the Anoplopoma fimbria isolate UVic2021 breed Golden Eagle Sablefish chromosome 18, Afim_UVic_2022, whole genome shotgun sequence genome:
- the LOC129106779 gene encoding uncharacterized protein LOC129106779, with translation MQDPFSTNYQSISDMDRAETAGTVPGKKFFVHLAGKTNGAHQEFVGKLKGIGKRQVDSPGESDFIVVFCPVVSRVGTDVGEALNGIQDGKPVILVVMHHTFDPEQVVAESRRQVANPNVLLTVDCLFHEHSLLNCNLNDDAWLKVEALLGFSSLVPTRIRKLWTIRVLLFVFLLVVIVVIIIITVVIVETNNEKTDMQNHTLSKLLDEKKMEVKSQL, from the exons ATGCAAGATCCATTTTCGACAAATTACCAGTCTATATC AGACATGGATCGGGCAGAGACGGCTGGAACTG tGCCGGGGAAGAAATTCTTTGTCCACTTGGCAGGAAAAACTAACGGGGCTCATCAAGAGTTTGTTGGCAAACTGAAAGGCATTGGCAAAAGACAGGTTGACTCTCCTGGAGAAAGTGACTTCATCGTGGTTTTCTGTCCCGTCGTTTCACGAGTTGGAACAGACGTCGGCGAGGCCCTGAACGGCATTCAAG ATGGTAAACCAGTGATTCTGGTGGTGATGCATCACACCTTCGATCCTGAACAAGTTGTGGCTGAAAGCAGGAGACAGGTGGCCAACCCGAACGTCTTACTCACTGTGGATTGTCTGTTCCATGAGCACAGCCTCCTGAACTGTAACCTCAATGATGACGCTTGGTTGAAGGTCGAGGCATTGCTTGGATTCAGTTCAttg GTTCCTACACGGATAAGAAAACTCTGGACCATAA gaGTGTTGCTGTTCGTGTTTCTGTTGGTGGTGATCGTggtcatcattatcatcacagTCGTCATTGTTGAAACGAACAATGAGAAGACAGATATGCAGAACCACACATTAAGCAAGTTGCTGGATGAGAAAAAGATGGAAGTAAAGagtcaactttaa